The Vagococcus penaei genome includes the window TAAAGCTAGCTTGGTTCGGATTGAGTCAGATTCGCTAACATATCCTTTGCATATTATCATTCGTTATGAAATTGAAAAAATGATTTTTAATGATAATCTTGATTTAGGCGATTTACCAACGATTTGGAATGACAAGTATGAGGAATATCTTGGGATTCGACCTGAAAATGACTTAGAAGGTATCTTACAAGATGTTCATTGGTCTGGTGGTAGTTTTGGTTATTTTCCATCTTATGCCTTAGGTTACATGTATGCAGCACAGTTATATCATGCAATGAATCAAGACATTGATGTAGAAGCAGTGTTAGCAACCACCGATTACACACCAATTACAAATTGGTTAACAACTCGTATCCATCAATATGGTAGTTCACGTAAGCCGAATCAATTAATTAAAGAGGCGACTGGAGAAGGGTTAAATCCACAATATTTAATTGATTATATGCGTAAACTTTACTTTAAAGTTTACGGTATTAAATAATAAGTCAATTAAGAGATAGACTGACGTCGTAATCAGTTTATCTCTTTTTTTAGGCGTTTTTTTATGTCTCTTTTGTTAGCTAAGCGTGTGAGACAAAAAAAATCAGATAGTATGGTATAGTTTATGTGATAGTGTGCTTATTATTGTATAACAATTACTTGTTTATATTTAAGTCATTATTTATTTAGTTTAGCTTAGACAGATCAACTAGACAACGCTCGTCTAGTAACCGCCAACTCCCTTTTTAAAAATAAGCAGTTAGAAAAGGATGAAAGAAGTATGAAGAATATTATTGTTGTAGGGGCTGGTGTTGCAGGTCTTAATGCAGCCGTTCGCTTACAAAAACTAGGTTATCAAGTCACGTTATATGAAAAAGAACGTAATATTGGTGGGAAAATGAATCAAATTAAAAAGGATGGGTTTACCTTTGATGTTGGACCAACAATTGTGATGATGCCTGAAATTTATCGTGAAGTTTTTGAGTTTTGTGGGAAAGATCCTGATGATTATATCCCAATGGAAAAAGTTGATCCGATGTTACAACTTTATTTTAATAAAGAAGAGCCTTTAGAGTTCTCAAGTGACTTGGTTGAATTGACTAAAACCTTAGAAGGTATTTCCGAAAAAGACGCGCAAGGATACTTGGCCTTTTTAGCCGATGTTTACAAACGCTATGTTATTGCGAAAGAACACTTCATCACAAAATCTTTTCGAGGATTTTGTGATTTTTATAACCCTAAATCATTATGGGCTGGGCTAAAATTACGAACATTTAGTGACGCGTATAGCTCTATTTCGAAATTTGTTGAAGATGATCGATTACGTAAATCATTAGCTTTTCAAACGCTTTATATTGGCGTGTCACCTTATCAAGGACCGTCACTTTATACAATTATTCCGATGATTGAGCTACTTTATGGTATTTATTTCATTAAAGGTGGTATGTATACACTAGCCACATCATTAGAAAAATTATTTCTTGAATTAGGTGGGACTATCCACTACGGTACACCTGTTGATGAAATCATGCTCGAAAATAAAAAAGCCACCGGCGTTAGAATTAGTCAGAACGTTATAGAGGCAGATGCTGTTATTTGTGGAGCTGATTTTCCATATGCGATGGAATCTTTAATTCCAGATGAAACAAAACGTGGGAAATACACTAATAAAAAAATTGAAAGTATGGAATATTCTTGTTCATGCTTACTACTTTATTTAGGTTTAGACAAAACATACCCAGGTGAAAGCCTACACAATATTTATTTTGCTGAGGATTTTAAAAAGAATATTAGTGATTTATTTGAAGATGGAGTACTACCAGAGGATCCATCATTTTACTTGTACCGCCCGTCACTCTTAGATAAATCCTTAGCACCAGAGAATCAAGAAGGTCTTTACGTATTAGTACCGGTACCTGAACTATCAAAATATTCGGATTGGTCAGATGAAACTTGTCAAACATATCGTGATAAAGTCATTGCAATTATTAAAGAAAATACGCAGTATACGGATATTGATGAACACATTATTTCTGAAACAATCTATACACCAAATGATTTTCTAGAGCGATTTAATGCCTATAATGGGGCAACGTTTGGCTTAAAACCAACATTAAAACAAAGTAACTATTATCGTCCACATAATAAGTTTAAGTACGCTGATAACTTATATTTTTGTGGTAGTAGTACCCATCCTGGTGCCGGTGTACCTATTGTTATGCAAAGTGCTAAGCTTGCAGTAGAGGAGTTATTAAGAGATGACCAACAACACAGCTAAATTATTTCGTAAGTATACGACAGATTTTGATTATTGTGAAAG containing:
- a CDS encoding phytoene desaturase family protein; translated protein: MKNIIVVGAGVAGLNAAVRLQKLGYQVTLYEKERNIGGKMNQIKKDGFTFDVGPTIVMMPEIYREVFEFCGKDPDDYIPMEKVDPMLQLYFNKEEPLEFSSDLVELTKTLEGISEKDAQGYLAFLADVYKRYVIAKEHFITKSFRGFCDFYNPKSLWAGLKLRTFSDAYSSISKFVEDDRLRKSLAFQTLYIGVSPYQGPSLYTIIPMIELLYGIYFIKGGMYTLATSLEKLFLELGGTIHYGTPVDEIMLENKKATGVRISQNVIEADAVICGADFPYAMESLIPDETKRGKYTNKKIESMEYSCSCLLLYLGLDKTYPGESLHNIYFAEDFKKNISDLFEDGVLPEDPSFYLYRPSLLDKSLAPENQEGLYVLVPVPELSKYSDWSDETCQTYRDKVIAIIKENTQYTDIDEHIISETIYTPNDFLERFNAYNGATFGLKPTLKQSNYYRPHNKFKYADNLYFCGSSTHPGAGVPIVMQSAKLAVEELLRDDQQHS